In one Mucilaginibacter sp. PAMB04168 genomic region, the following are encoded:
- a CDS encoding WecB/TagA/CpsF family glycosyltransferase → MNNSSTPCMGYPLFNGSLMDLSFQDKTIVNTINQYSFCIAEEDDEFKEALMGSDMLLPDGVGMVFASFFLENVKIQKIAGADLHQHLLTKLNEECGSCFYLGSSEATLKKIEDRIQKEYPNISVHTYAPPYKAVFDEQDSEKMIAAVNQHAPDVLFIGMTAPKQEKWIHTNKQLLNTKVIGSIGAVFDFYAGTVKRPARMWISLGLEWFGRLILEPRRMWRRYLYYGPVFTMHLLGKKIKLANRYKRVFSSGTNVSKHPLSKH, encoded by the coding sequence ATGAATAATTCTTCCACTCCTTGCATGGGTTATCCGCTATTTAATGGTTCCTTGATGGATCTTTCTTTTCAAGATAAGACTATTGTAAATACGATAAATCAATATTCATTTTGCATTGCAGAAGAGGACGATGAGTTTAAAGAAGCTTTAATGGGATCGGACATGTTATTGCCCGACGGAGTAGGGATGGTTTTCGCATCGTTCTTTCTAGAAAATGTAAAAATCCAAAAGATTGCTGGTGCTGATTTACACCAGCATTTACTGACTAAACTTAACGAGGAATGCGGCTCATGCTTTTACCTTGGATCTTCTGAAGCTACGCTGAAGAAAATCGAGGACCGCATTCAAAAGGAGTACCCTAACATAAGTGTACATACTTACGCTCCGCCCTATAAGGCGGTGTTTGATGAACAAGACAGCGAAAAAATGATTGCTGCGGTTAATCAGCATGCTCCTGATGTTTTGTTTATTGGTATGACTGCACCGAAGCAGGAGAAGTGGATACACACCAACAAGCAGCTGCTTAATACAAAGGTAATAGGCTCGATAGGAGCAGTGTTCGACTTTTATGCAGGTACCGTTAAACGCCCCGCCAGAATGTGGATATCGTTAGGTTTGGAATGGTTTGGCCGTCTTATTTTGGAGCCTCGCAGGATGTGGAGAAGGTACTTATACTACGGGCCGGTATTCACAATGCATTTGCTGGGCAAAAAAATAAAGCTGGCTAACAGATACAAAAGAGTTTTCAGCTC
- a CDS encoding phytanoyl-CoA dioxygenase family protein, whose product MSYLDDILEQGYAGPYPLLKKGEGERLFPLDNISLELQYSENRQRHVTNQTIASVALRDEILEKMKPLLGDNILLSGSQLIGHADKAHDWHVDVEHTGWEGLTVWIGLSSAECKKCIKVISSSHKFKLTPQDLRHRGVDIYNDSEVLASAQEISADAKLVEIDLFEGEFIILDSLTWHASGNISNFRRHALVLRYRNTNLQQRPPSGFQSNSVNIDEHIKKLILINSERFDVMNFTSTKRVAEHHRGLLKHLAKYLFRYLQAKNFIALLKSQAARLL is encoded by the coding sequence ATGTCGTACTTAGATGATATCCTGGAACAAGGGTACGCGGGCCCATATCCGCTACTAAAAAAAGGGGAAGGCGAACGTTTATTCCCGTTAGACAATATATCACTCGAGCTGCAATACTCAGAAAACAGACAGCGGCATGTAACCAACCAAACAATAGCCAGCGTTGCGCTTCGCGATGAGATATTAGAAAAAATGAAGCCCCTGCTTGGTGATAATATCTTGCTGTCTGGCAGTCAGTTGATAGGCCATGCGGATAAAGCACACGATTGGCATGTTGACGTTGAACATACAGGTTGGGAAGGGCTGACCGTATGGATAGGCTTAAGCAGTGCAGAGTGTAAGAAATGTATAAAAGTTATTTCGTCATCTCACAAGTTTAAGCTGACCCCTCAGGACCTTAGGCACCGAGGTGTTGATATTTATAATGACAGTGAAGTGTTGGCTTCTGCCCAAGAGATTTCTGCTGATGCAAAGCTTGTTGAGATTGACTTGTTTGAAGGAGAATTCATTATTCTTGACAGCCTTACATGGCACGCTTCCGGCAACATTTCTAATTTTAGAAGACACGCACTCGTTCTAAGATACCGCAATACAAATTTGCAGCAAAGACCGCCAAGCGGTTTTCAGTCCAATTCTGTGAATATAGACGAACACATTAAAAAGCTCATACTAATTAATAGTGAAAGGTTTGATGTGATGAACTTTACTTCTACAAAAAGAGTTGCCGAACACCATAGAGGATTACTTAAACATTTAGCAAAATACCTGTTTAGATACCTGCAGGCAAAAAACTTTATCGCGCTTTTAAAATCTCAAGCAGCAAGGTTATTATAA
- a CDS encoding glycosyltransferase, translated as MRILLIHCAYHYLGGEDVTVAKELDLLRSKGNEVELLLFSNNSVPLFNLLQLPFNIKSYLATEKKISEFKPDIVHIHNLHFTGSTSVLYAVKKRAAVVYTLHNYRLICPSGTLFSKGKLYLRSLKTTFPLNAVFNRVYKGSALLTMWLSATIWLNHTLGVWKLVNRFIVLTDYSKKLIEESQLSVKQAQLVIKPNFTEHNESAHSIRNNEFLYVGRLSDEKGIQVLMDAFTNSSLSLNIIGDGPYKEQVLAATKVNANIKYIGFQDKENISKAMSECTALIFPSIWYETFGLTIIEAFAVSTPVIAANIGAASSLISHGVNGLHFEPGNAESLRKTINLWDKYAESEKHKFRENAVNTYMKYYTPDNNYEQLIDIYNQAISENQSS; from the coding sequence ATGCGCATTTTATTGATTCATTGTGCCTACCATTACCTGGGAGGCGAAGATGTTACGGTTGCCAAAGAACTCGATTTGCTGCGCTCAAAGGGCAATGAGGTAGAGCTTTTGCTTTTTTCAAATAACTCGGTACCGCTGTTTAATTTGCTGCAGTTGCCGTTCAATATCAAATCATACCTCGCAACAGAGAAAAAAATCAGCGAGTTTAAGCCAGATATTGTTCACATTCACAACTTGCATTTTACAGGATCTACATCGGTACTGTATGCAGTAAAGAAGCGTGCCGCAGTAGTTTACACGCTGCACAACTATCGCTTAATATGCCCGTCGGGTACGCTTTTTAGCAAAGGTAAGTTGTACCTGCGCAGTCTTAAAACAACATTTCCGTTAAATGCGGTTTTTAATAGGGTTTATAAAGGCTCGGCACTGTTAACCATGTGGTTATCAGCTACCATATGGCTAAACCATACCTTAGGCGTGTGGAAATTGGTTAACCGTTTTATTGTGTTGACCGACTATTCTAAAAAACTAATAGAAGAAAGTCAGTTATCAGTTAAACAAGCTCAACTGGTTATTAAGCCCAACTTTACGGAGCATAACGAATCGGCTCATAGTATCAGAAACAATGAGTTTTTATACGTAGGGCGCCTGAGTGATGAAAAGGGTATACAGGTATTAATGGATGCCTTTACTAATTCGTCACTTTCATTAAACATCATCGGCGATGGTCCTTATAAAGAACAGGTGTTAGCGGCAACAAAAGTGAATGCTAATATCAAATACATTGGCTTTCAGGATAAAGAAAATATTTCAAAAGCCATGAGCGAATGTACCGCTTTAATATTCCCATCAATATGGTACGAAACTTTTGGGCTTACTATTATCGAAGCTTTTGCGGTATCAACCCCGGTTATTGCTGCTAATATTGGTGCTGCATCCTCTCTTATAAGCCATGGTGTAAACGGGCTTCATTTTGAACCTGGCAATGCCGAAAGCCTGAGGAAAACTATAAACCTTTGGGATAAATATGCAGAGAGCGAGAAACATAAGTTTCGCGAAAATGCCGTCAACACGTACATGAAATATTATACGCCCGACAATAACTACGAACAACTGATCGATATTTATAATCAGGCAATTAGCGAAAATCAAAGCTCTTGA
- a CDS encoding glycosyltransferase family 4 protein, with product MTNESKTGVVYLTNIPAPYREKMHEILSASTQIKYTVFYCSELEPNRQWKFDKGNYQMVYLSNTADKMIHNNVSVIKFLNQHNPDVVISTGFNPTMLYGFLWCMIKGKKFIPFTDGTYNSEKSLSAVHKLVRRIVFKFSASFIGASAGSSKLYESYEIPKKKVFTSCLCIENGDFNSNTEQKKYDLMFSGQLIERKMPMFFAEVARQVKEKMGKCTVLILGDGPLRNNLISLLIKYGVDYDYAGFVQPKRLPWYYAQSKIFLFPTLNDPWGIVANEACASGLPVITCENAGVANDLILHDVNGYVLPLDTDTWVKHICDLLQTPSKLKKFSINAAEKVQHYNHQLSAEGILASVNFAIAGN from the coding sequence ATGACCAATGAATCTAAAACGGGCGTGGTGTATTTAACTAATATACCAGCACCGTACAGGGAAAAAATGCATGAGATACTTTCTGCAAGTACTCAAATTAAATACACTGTTTTTTATTGCTCGGAGTTAGAACCTAACAGGCAATGGAAATTTGATAAAGGCAATTATCAGATGGTATATCTGAGCAATACAGCCGATAAAATGATACATAATAATGTTAGTGTTATCAAATTCCTCAATCAGCACAATCCGGATGTGGTCATATCAACCGGCTTCAATCCGACCATGTTGTATGGCTTTTTATGGTGCATGATCAAGGGCAAAAAATTTATACCGTTTACCGATGGTACCTATAATTCAGAGAAAAGCTTGTCTGCAGTTCACAAACTGGTACGCCGAATCGTTTTTAAATTCTCAGCTTCTTTTATAGGAGCTAGTGCCGGTAGTTCCAAGCTGTATGAAAGCTATGAGATACCAAAGAAAAAAGTATTTACATCCTGTCTTTGTATCGAAAACGGCGATTTTAACTCAAATACCGAGCAGAAGAAATATGACCTGATGTTTTCGGGCCAATTAATTGAGCGAAAAATGCCTATGTTTTTTGCAGAAGTAGCCCGGCAGGTAAAGGAGAAGATGGGTAAGTGCACTGTACTAATCTTAGGCGACGGGCCGCTTAGGAATAATCTGATATCCTTATTAATAAAATACGGAGTTGATTATGATTACGCTGGCTTTGTACAACCCAAACGCCTGCCATGGTACTATGCTCAGTCTAAAATATTTCTTTTCCCTACACTTAATGATCCGTGGGGTATTGTTGCCAATGAGGCTTGTGCATCGGGTTTGCCCGTAATTACCTGTGAAAACGCAGGAGTAGCTAATGATTTAATACTTCATGATGTTAACGGATACGTATTGCCGTTAGACACAGATACATGGGTAAAGCATATTTGCGACTTACTGCAAACGCCCTCTAAACTAAAAAAGTTTTCTATAAACGCTGCCGAGAAAGTGCAGCACTATAACCACCAGCTGTCTGCCGAAGGTATACTGGCATCGGTAAATTTTGCTATAGCAGGAAACTGA
- a CDS encoding acyltransferase yields the protein MVKISATIDSVQVMRAFAAVSVLFFHGTHIIDNKLNFLFLNNFFDAGYSGVDVFFVISGFIILHTCMGKDFNAFTFLKKRFVRIYPVYWVVTLAVIIAYQIAPEGVQPYKEDWRIILGSLALVPQKIYIIGIAWTLTFELLFYVVFAVAYSIGKKFLFAVLFVWAAVILALYAADVKPASVALNMLVNPIIIEFFFGCLIAYFYNRYREFKYHYILSTIGFIWFAVNWVIYWTAKNNDADAFSTYISRVYLFGVPAAILISGIVFYKKSIAPLFVYIGNASYSLYLIHGTVISILIKILFVLKIQTYFANNIGSVAILLATVLIGCAFYRFVEAPIIGLFKSKKGDKPASATSVTSATV from the coding sequence ATGGTAAAAATATCTGCAACAATTGATAGCGTACAAGTAATGCGTGCCTTTGCCGCTGTCTCTGTGTTATTTTTTCATGGTACGCACATCATTGATAACAAGCTTAATTTCCTCTTCTTAAATAACTTCTTCGATGCAGGTTATTCAGGAGTAGACGTTTTTTTCGTAATCAGTGGCTTCATTATATTGCATACCTGCATGGGTAAAGATTTTAACGCGTTTACGTTTCTAAAAAAACGTTTTGTAAGGATATACCCTGTGTACTGGGTAGTTACTCTGGCTGTTATCATCGCATACCAAATAGCGCCCGAAGGTGTGCAGCCTTATAAAGAAGATTGGCGTATCATTTTAGGCTCATTGGCTTTAGTGCCGCAAAAGATTTACATCATCGGCATAGCCTGGACACTCACTTTTGAGTTATTGTTCTACGTTGTATTTGCTGTTGCTTATTCTATAGGAAAGAAGTTTTTGTTTGCCGTGTTATTTGTTTGGGCTGCTGTAATACTTGCTTTGTACGCAGCAGATGTAAAACCAGCAAGTGTTGCACTAAACATGTTGGTTAACCCCATTATTATTGAATTTTTCTTCGGTTGCCTAATCGCTTACTTTTACAACCGTTATCGTGAATTTAAGTACCACTACATACTATCAACGATTGGCTTTATATGGTTTGCTGTTAATTGGGTGATATACTGGACGGCCAAAAACAATGATGCCGATGCATTTAGCACCTACATCAGTCGTGTTTACCTTTTTGGCGTGCCTGCAGCAATTTTAATCAGCGGGATTGTTTTTTACAAAAAATCCATTGCTCCCTTGTTTGTTTACATAGGCAATGCGTCATACTCATTATACCTAATACACGGAACCGTAATTTCTATACTGATAAAGATCCTATTCGTATTAAAGATACAAACTTACTTTGCCAACAACATCGGTTCAGTTGCCATCTTACTTGCAACCGTTCTTATTGGTTGTGCTTTTTACCGCTTTGTAGAGGCGCCTATCATCGGCTTATTTAAAAGTAAAAAAGGAGATAAGCCTGCAAGTGCAACCTCGGTAACATCAGCAACTGTTTAA
- a CDS encoding glycosyltransferase family 2 protein: MTKIAVLLTTFNRKDKTITCLQSLKVQKLPADVHIDIYLTDDASADDTVDAVKGIFPDSYILHGTGQLFWAGGMRNSWNEARKGNYDYYLLLNDDTTLIDNAVANLLACSKEVLAQKQTHCVCIGSTQDVFTGGISYGGKKLTSKYYLKSALVYDNDDYQKCDLGNANIMLVPDAIVKSVGILSDHYTHGIADYDYTLKVKKAGFEVIVAPAVLGYCTDDHGKSWKSQTSRLSDRIKYLKSPKGLAYKEYLLFIKTHFPLYYPFAFTKLWMKTLLPVLWQVFKK, translated from the coding sequence ATGACAAAGATTGCTGTATTACTCACCACTTTTAACCGTAAAGACAAGACTATTACTTGCCTGCAAAGTCTGAAAGTGCAAAAACTGCCTGCTGATGTACACATCGACATATATTTAACCGATGATGCCTCGGCCGACGATACGGTGGATGCTGTAAAGGGAATATTTCCGGATAGTTATATTCTGCATGGAACTGGCCAATTGTTTTGGGCAGGCGGTATGAGGAACTCATGGAATGAAGCCCGAAAAGGTAACTATGACTATTACCTGCTCCTGAATGATGACACTACGCTAATTGATAATGCTGTTGCCAACCTGTTGGCTTGCAGCAAAGAAGTTTTAGCCCAAAAGCAAACGCATTGCGTATGCATTGGAAGTACCCAGGACGTTTTCACTGGCGGAATTTCATATGGTGGTAAAAAGCTCACCTCCAAGTACTACCTTAAAAGTGCTTTGGTGTATGATAATGACGACTATCAAAAATGCGATTTAGGTAATGCGAACATTATGCTTGTACCTGATGCCATTGTGAAGTCTGTAGGTATTCTGTCAGATCATTATACGCATGGTATTGCCGATTATGATTACACACTTAAGGTTAAGAAGGCCGGCTTTGAGGTAATAGTGGCACCAGCGGTTTTAGGCTACTGCACGGATGATCACGGCAAAAGCTGGAAATCGCAAACATCGCGGTTATCAGATCGCATTAAATACTTAAAAAGCCCGAAGGGATTAGCTTACAAAGAATATTTGCTGTTCATAAAAACCCATTTTCCGCTTTATTATCCTTTTGCGTTTACAAAATTGTGGATGAAAACCTTACTGCCCGTTCTGTGGCAGGTTTTCAAAAAATAG
- a CDS encoding glycosyltransferase: MKVLHILAELQFSGAELMLHTASEKFEASGLEITILATGQVEGIYADYFRKLGWTVVHIPFKKSLSFFSKLYSLIKNGGFDVVHIHTEGAFIYKAFITNWAGVKKVVATVHNNFLFTGYLQRRRRFHHLLALKLLKVKFISISESVKETEKVIYNTNTTLIHNWINVDSFSKTRQLDNQAAGHGRNVYPIKIISVGKCLFEKQHQKVLELVKVLIDKGVDCHYTHIGCGELEDKEKTWAYENGLREHVTFISHTHNVAQFLSGCNYYVMPSLFEGVGNACLEAMAAGLLCIVNDAPGLNTLIKNDHTGIITDFSDVSLVASQIMAISQDEERYNHLTTNAQQYVAQKHGVANVEQMIEMYY, from the coding sequence ATGAAAGTGTTACACATACTTGCCGAACTGCAATTTTCAGGAGCTGAGTTAATGTTGCACACTGCTTCTGAAAAGTTTGAAGCTTCCGGCCTTGAAATAACCATTTTAGCTACCGGGCAAGTGGAAGGTATTTACGCCGATTATTTCAGAAAGCTGGGTTGGACGGTTGTGCATATTCCGTTTAAGAAGAGTCTGTCTTTTTTCTCAAAGCTTTATTCGCTCATTAAAAACGGCGGTTTTGATGTAGTACACATACATACCGAAGGTGCATTTATATACAAAGCCTTTATTACCAATTGGGCAGGCGTAAAAAAGGTTGTAGCCACTGTACATAACAACTTTTTGTTTACCGGATACCTGCAACGTCGGCGGCGGTTTCACCACCTCCTTGCTTTGAAGCTCCTAAAAGTGAAGTTTATTTCTATAAGCGAGAGCGTTAAGGAAACAGAGAAAGTTATTTACAATACCAATACAACACTTATTCACAACTGGATAAACGTTGACAGTTTTAGCAAAACCAGGCAGTTAGACAATCAGGCTGCCGGTCACGGCAGAAATGTGTACCCCATAAAGATCATAAGCGTAGGTAAGTGCCTTTTTGAGAAACAGCATCAAAAAGTGCTGGAACTGGTAAAGGTGTTGATTGACAAAGGCGTCGATTGCCACTATACGCACATTGGTTGCGGTGAGCTTGAAGATAAAGAGAAAACGTGGGCTTATGAGAACGGTCTGCGCGAACATGTAACATTTATTAGCCATACCCATAACGTTGCTCAATTCCTGTCGGGCTGTAATTATTACGTCATGCCTTCCTTATTTGAAGGTGTTGGTAACGCCTGCCTGGAGGCAATGGCTGCCGGCCTGCTGTGTATTGTAAATGATGCTCCGGGGTTGAACACCCTGATAAAAAATGATCACACCGGCATCATTACCGATTTCTCGGATGTAAGCCTGGTTGCCAGCCAAATTATGGCAATAAGCCAGGACGAAGAGCGATATAATCATCTAACCACTAACGCCCAGCAATATGTAGCTCAAAAGCATGGCGTAGCCAATGTAGAGCAGATGATAGAAATGTACTATTGA